GGGAACGGCGGGGCCGGGCCCCGGAGGTGGGATCGAGGGCGTCGCGCAGCCCGTCCCCGATCAGGTTGACGGCGAGGACGAACAGCACCAGCAGGCCGGCGGCGAAGTAGAACAGCCAGGGGAACACCGGGGCTTCGCTGGTCCCGGCGGCGAGCAGGGTGCCGAGCGAGACGTCCGGCGGCTTGACTCCGAAGCCGAAGTAGGAGAGCGCGGTCTCGCTCATCACGGCGCCGCCGACCGCGATGGTGGCGTCGATGATGAGGAAGGAGGCGACGTTCGGCAGGATGTGCCGGCTGATGATCCGCAGCGGTCGTACGCCCATGAACCGTGCGGCGCGCACGAATTCGCGTTCGCGCAGGGAGATGGTCATCGAGCGGACCACTCGGGCGGTGATCATCCAGTTGAACAGCGCGAGCAGCAGCACGAAGGCGATCCAGCCGGCGCTCTTCAGCCGGGCCGAGACGATGGTGATGATCAGGAACGAGGGGAAGACCAGCAGCAGGTCGACCAGGAACATCAGCACGCGGTCGGTCCAGCCGCCGAAGTAGCCGGCGCAGGCGCCGACCACGGAGGCCAGCGCGGTGGAGAACAGCGCCACCAGCAAGCCGATGATCAGCGACTTCTGCAGCCCGCGGACGGTCTGCGCGAACACGTCCTGGCCGACCCCGTTGGTGCCGAACCAGTGTGCGGCGGAGGGGGGTTGGTGCAGCGCGGAGAAGTCGGGCGTGGCGTAGTCCCAGGGCGTGAGGTACGGCCCGCCGAAGGCGAGCGCGAACAGCAGCAGGACGGCGACGGCCCCGGCGACGGCTCCGCGGGCGGCGAGCAGCCGGGCGAGGACGAGTCGTCCGCGGCCGTCGGCCCGGGGTGCGGTGGTCGAGGGGGAGGCCTCGGCGACGGTGGTGGTCATCTCGAAGGTCTCCCGGTCAGGACCGCACGCGCGGGTCGAGGGCGGCGTGCAGGGTGTCGGCGAGGAAGCCGGAGGCGAGGACGACGGCGGCGGTGAACAGGTTGATCGCCACCACCGAGTTGACGTCCTGTTCGTTGATCGACTGGATCAGCCACTCGCCCATGCCGTGCCAGCCGAAGATCGTCTCGGTGAAGATCGCGCCGGTGAAGATGCCCAGGAAGCTGTAGGCGAACATGGTCGACATCGGGATCACGGCGGTGCGCAGGCCGTGCTTGAGCAGCGCCCGTCCGCGGGTGAGGCCCTTGGCCTCGGCGGTGCGCAGGTAGTCGGAGCCGAGCACGTCGAGCATGGTGCCGCGCTGGTAGCGGCTGTAGGTGGCGAGGCCGCCCAGGGCCAGCGAAATGGTGGGCAGCAGCAGGTGCAGCGCCCAGTCGGCCAGGTGGGTGCCGAGGCCGCCGGTGAGCCCGGGGGTCTCGTAGCCGGTGAACGGGATCACGTCGTGGCCGGCCGCGTCCTTGGCGGCGATGGCGCCGTTCTTGAGGAACAGCGCGACCAGGAAGACCGGGGTGGAGAGCAGCACGAAGGACAGTACGGTGAGCAGCCGGTCGGAGATCCGGTACTGGCGGACGGCACTCCACGCGCCGACGGCGACGCCGAGGAGCATGCCGAGCACGCTGCCGAGCAGCAGCAGCCGCAGGGAGACCCAGACCCGGCGGCCGAAGTCGTCGGTGACCGGGGTGTCGTGGATGGTCCGGCCGAGGTCGCCGTGCAGCAGTCCGCCGGCCCAGTGGCCGAAGCGCTCGGCGACCGGGGTGCGGTCGTTCAGGTTGAGCGCGGTGAGCTGGCGCTCGACCGATTCGGCGG
The genomic region above belongs to Streptomyces sp. 1331.2 and contains:
- a CDS encoding ABC transporter permease — encoded protein: MTTTVAEASPSTTAPRADGRGRLVLARLLAARGAVAGAVAVLLLFALAFGGPYLTPWDYATPDFSALHQPPSAAHWFGTNGVGQDVFAQTVRGLQKSLIIGLLVALFSTALASVVGACAGYFGGWTDRVLMFLVDLLLVFPSFLIITIVSARLKSAGWIAFVLLLALFNWMITARVVRSMTISLREREFVRAARFMGVRPLRIISRHILPNVASFLIIDATIAVGGAVMSETALSYFGFGVKPPDVSLGTLLAAGTSEAPVFPWLFYFAAGLLVLFVLAVNLIGDGLRDALDPTSGARPRRSRRKRRP
- a CDS encoding ABC transporter permease yields the protein MLRYLAKRLSYYAVLLIAAVFLAYAISATALQPRTYFDAKVPRPSAESVERQLTALNLNDRTPVAERFGHWAGGLLHGDLGRTIHDTPVTDDFGRRVWVSLRLLLLGSVLGMLLGVAVGAWSAVRQYRISDRLLTVLSFVLLSTPVFLVALFLKNGAIAAKDAAGHDVIPFTGYETPGLTGGLGTHLADWALHLLLPTISLALGGLATYSRYQRGTMLDVLGSDYLRTAEAKGLTRGRALLKHGLRTAVIPMSTMFAYSFLGIFTGAIFTETIFGWHGMGEWLIQSINEQDVNSVVAINLFTAAVVLASGFLADTLHAALDPRVRS